The Candidatus Poribacteria bacterium DNA window GGTCCGTCAATTGGTGTACACGTTGTTGATGTTGAAGTCGATCCAGATACCGGCAAGATTGACATCTTGCGTTATACGGCGACCCAAGATGCTGGCAAGGCAGTCCACCCTAGCTATGTCGAAGGACAGATACAGGGCGGGGCGGTCCAAGGTATCGGTTGGGCGTTAAACGAGGAATATATCTACAACGAAAAAGGCGAGATGACCAACGCCAGTTTCCTCGATTACCGTATACCGACCTGTCTTGACCTGCCGATGATCGACGCTGTCATTGTTGAGGTTCCTAACCCGGGTCATCCCTTTGGTGTTAGGGGCGTCGGCGAAACACCAATCATCGCACCGCCTGCTGCGATTGCAAATGCGGTCTATCGTGCGGTCGGTGTTCGGATGAAAGAATTGCCGATGTCGCCGGGTCGTGTCCTCAAGACGATGGGCAAGATTTAGGTATATAGGCGTAAATTTTAGCATTTCAGATCCGCCCGGTTTCTCGAACTTGGTGGATCTAAAACTACAATCAGGGATATGGGGTTCTTATCAGGGCTTCATATCCCTGATTCATTTTAATTCACGGAAGGTGTATTGTGCCATGGCAACGATTGCAATTCCCTCACTCATGCAGAAACTAACCGACGGCGCAAACCAAGTGGTTGTGGAAGGGAAGACGCTGCGGGAGGTGGTGAATAATCTCGAAGCCGCCTACCCCGGCTTCAAGGATCGCCTCTGCGATGGCGATCGGATTCGTCCTAGCATTTCAGTATATATTGATGGTGTTATGACTCGTGAAGGGATGCATCAACCGATAGGCGAAGCGGCGAACATCCATTTCGTACCGGCGGTTAGCGGCGGTTTATCTGCCTGTGAAAAGGATTTGTATTAAATAGGGAAAAAATATGTCTTTTCCCTTGACAGGGTGGGAGCGGTATGTTATAATCCCATTCGCTTCCGTTAAGGAAGGTTAAAAGATGCTCTTTGAAAGCTAAATAGTTTCTGTTACTTGATAGGGCTTGTATAATGTACATAGTCCTCCTGTCGACTTAGAAATTCCTCCCCTAACCTTAACGGTTAGGCTGGTTTTTCTTTAAGACTTATTGGAGAGTATGATACCGGCTCAG harbors:
- a CDS encoding MoaD/ThiS family protein, encoding MATIAIPSLMQKLTDGANQVVVEGKTLREVVNNLEAAYPGFKDRLCDGDRIRPSISVYIDGVMTREGMHQPIGEAANIHFVPAVSGGLSACEKDLY